Below is a genomic region from Calditrichota bacterium.
AGAAAAAGCCCCGGTCTTCCACCTCGAGGCGGGGGCTCGCCAAGAAGGTCCAGTGCACGATGGCCGAATCGACCTTGGGCTTCGGCCGGAACACCTGTGGCGACACCTCGAACAGGAGGCGGACGTCAGCCACGAGCTGACTGTGCACCGCCAGCGGCCCGTATTGTTTGCTGCCCGGCTTTGCCACTACCCGCAGCGCGACCTCTTTCTGGAGCATGAGCATCATGTCCTGGACCACCCCCACTTGCTCCAGCACCCGGAAGATGAGGGGCCCGGAGATATTGTAGGGGATGTTGCCGAGCAGTCGCACGCGCTCACCCCGCGGGGCAAGCCTCCCCAAGTTCACCGTCAAAAAGTCCGCCTCTACTACCTCCACGCCTGGGACTCCCCTGAACCGCTCTGCCAGCTCTGCGGCAAGCGTCCGGTCAAGCTCCACGGCAATTAGCCGGCGGACCTCACCAGCGATCAGTTCGGTGAGCGCCCCCTGTCCCGGGCCTATCTCCACCACTGTGTCGCCGGGCTGCGGCGCAAAGGCTCGCACGATCTTGCGCGCCACGTTGGGATCCACCAAGAAATGTTGGCCCAAACTGCGCTTGGGGCACAACCCCGTCACCGGCATGACCGCTCCTGCGCACACTCAGCCCACAGGCGACGTGTCCGGGCCGGTCAACCCAAACAGCCGCCGGGCATTCTCCGTCGTCCTCCGCGCCACTTCTGCCAGCGGCACGCCAAGGACTTCTGCCGCCTTTTGCGCGATGAAATGCACATAGGCCGGCTCGTTGCGCCTGCCTCGGTGGGGTTCTGGCGCCATGAATGGGCAGTCGGTCTCTAACAGCAGACGATCCAGCGGCACATGGGCTAACACCTCCACAGCGCGGGCGTTCTTGAACGTGAGCACTCCTGTGAAAGAGACGTGGAATCCCATGTCCAGCACTTCGCGGGCGCCATCTATCCCTCCGGAAAAGCAGTGGAACACGCCGCGGCCGGAATCGCCCATCACCTCCCGCACGGCGGCGAGCACATCGTCCCAGGCTTGGCGCGTGTGGATGATGACCGGCAAACCCGCCTCCGCAGCCATGTTCAGCAAGCGCCGGAAGACGTTGCGTTGCACCTCCCGTGGGGAGTGGTCACGGTAATAGTCCAGCCCGATCTCGCCGACCGCCACCACCTTAGGGTGCTGAACCAATCTGCACAGTTCCCTGAGTGTCTCCTCGTTGGCAGTGGCGGCGTCGTGCGGATGGATGCCCACCGCTGCATACACCCCGTCATATTCCTCGGCAAGGCGCACCGAGGCCTGGCTGCTGGCAAGATCCACACCCACATTGACTATGGAGACCACTCCCACTTCCCTGGCTCGCCGAATGACATCGGCCACATCCTGAGCGAGCTCGGGAAAATCCAGGTGAGCGTGAGTATCGATGAGCTCCAAGCTCACTCCACTTGGGCCCCAGCAGGGAGGTCCTTGTCGGTGGTCACCAAGGCCAGCTGTCCAGACTTGTCAACCGCCGCCAGGAGCATACCCCTGGACTCCACGCCACGGATGGTGGCCGGGGCCAGATTAGCCACGACGACAATGGTCCTGCCCACCAGTTCCTCTGGCCGATAGTACTGCGCGATGCCGGCGACGATCTGGCGCTGTTCCCCGCCGATATCGACCTGCAGGCGCAGCAACTTGTCGGTCTTCTCCACTGGTGCCGCCGCCAGTACCTTTGCTGTGCGCAGCTGTACCTTCTTGAACTCCTCGAAGCTGACTTGCTCGCTCACTTTTTCCTCCTTGTCCTCTTGCCGCCGCTGGGCTTCCAGTTTGCGTATCTCCGGTTCGATCTCCTCCCATTCGATCTTGCGGAACAGAATCTCCGGGGTGGAGAGTCTATGTCCCGCGGGCAGAGGATCATTTCCTGCGCTGTCCCACTGCTGTTCCTCCACGCGGCCGGGCAGGCCCATCATCTGCCACAGGCGCGCCGCCGAGAAGGGGAGGATGGGGCTCTGCACAACGGCCAGGGTGCGCACCGTCTGCAGGCACACGTTGATGGTGGTCGCACAGCGCTCAGGGCTGGAGGCCACGGTCAGCCACGGCTCCTGGTCGTTGAAGTACTTGTTCGCTGCCCGCGCCAAGTCCATGAGGGCGGCGGTCGCCTTGCGCAATTCGAAACGTTCCAACAGATCGCCAATCGTTGTTGGCGCCTGCGCTAAGAGGCGGAGCATCTCCTGGTCGGCTGCCTGCAGTTGGCCCGCTT
It encodes:
- the rsmA gene encoding 16S rRNA (adenine(1518)-N(6)/adenine(1519)-N(6))-dimethyltransferase RsmA, with the translated sequence MPVTGLCPKRSLGQHFLVDPNVARKIVRAFAPQPGDTVVEIGPGQGALTELIAGEVRRLIAVELDRTLAAELAERFRGVPGVEVVEADFLTVNLGRLAPRGERVRLLGNIPYNISGPLIFRVLEQVGVVQDMMLMLQKEVALRVVAKPGSKQYGPLAVHSQLVADVRLLFEVSPQVFRPKPKVDSAIVHWTFLASPRLEVEDRGFFSKFVRAAFGQRRKVLRNALARTCGKTVLDALHEPLLARRAEQLTVAELVQLSNRLARCMHGEHSGVSQDRGDHPAQP
- a CDS encoding TatD family hydrolase; translation: MELIDTHAHLDFPELAQDVADVIRRAREVGVVSIVNVGVDLASSQASVRLAEEYDGVYAAVGIHPHDAATANEETLRELCRLVQHPKVVAVGEIGLDYYRDHSPREVQRNVFRRLLNMAAEAGLPVIIHTRQAWDDVLAAVREVMGDSGRGVFHCFSGGIDGAREVLDMGFHVSFTGVLTFKNARAVEVLAHVPLDRLLLETDCPFMAPEPHRGRRNEPAYVHFIAQKAAEVLGVPLAEVARRTTENARRLFGLTGPDTSPVG
- the metG gene encoding methionine--tRNA ligase, encoding KVCGARPELRPSTHLFLKLRAFQEKLEQWLAEKTSWKDNVLNYCRGWFAEGLEDRAVTRDLPWGVPVPLPGYEGKVIYVWFEAPIGYISATKDWASATGQPERWRDYWLDPGTRLVHFIGKDNIVFHAILWPAMLMGHGEFILPADIPANEFLNIAGAKLSTSRNYAVWLRDYLERFDPDPLRYWLAANAPETKDADFTWEDFRLKNNSELADILGNFVNRTLAFTQSKFGGVVPEAGQLQAADQEMLRLLAQAPTTIGDLLERFELRKATAALMDLARAANKYFNDQEPWLTVASSPERCATTINVCLQTVRTLAVVQSPILPFSAARLWQMMGLPGRVEEQQWDSAGNDPLPAGHRLSTPEILFRKIEWEEIEPEIRKLEAQRRQEDKEEKVSEQVSFEEFKKVQLRTAKVLAAAPVEKTDKLLRLQVDIGGEQRQIVAGIAQYYRPEELVGRTIVVVANLAPATIRGVESRGMLLAAVDKSGQLALVTTDKDLPAGAQVE